Proteins co-encoded in one Prunus persica cultivar Lovell chromosome G6, Prunus_persica_NCBIv2, whole genome shotgun sequence genomic window:
- the LOC18774959 gene encoding ruBisCO large subunit-binding protein subunit beta, chloroplastic yields the protein MASTFAAMTSVGSLAAPSSRVIDRKFDNLSSRASISPFSFSRRHNVVLRRTRSPRICAMAKELHFNKDGSAIKKLQTGVNKLADLVGVTLGPKGRNVVLESKYGSPKIVNDGVTVAKEVELEDPVENIGAKLVRQAAAKTNDLAGDGTTTSVVLAQGLIAEGVKVVAAGANPVLITRGIEKTTKALVHELKSMSKEVEDSELADVAAVSAGNNYEVGNMIAEALSKVGRKGVVTLEEGKSAENSLYVVEGMQFDRGYISPYFVTDSEKMAVEYENCKLLLVDKKITNARDLINILEEAIRGGYPVIIIAEDIEQEALATLVVNKLRGALKIAALKAPGFGERKSQYLDDIAILTGGTVIREEVGLTLDNVGKEVLGHASKVVLTKDTSTIVGDGSTQEAVNKRVAQIKNLIEAAEQDYEREKLNERIAKLSGGVAVIQVGAQTETELKEKKLRVEDALNATKAAVEEGIVVGGGCTLLRLASKVDAIKDTLDNDEEKVGADIVKRALSYPLKLIAKNAGVNGSVVSEKVLSSDNPKYGYNAATGNYEDLMAVGIIDPTKVVRCCLEHASSVAKTFLMSDCVVVEIKEPEAAVPAGNPMDNSGYGY from the exons ATGGCATCCACTTTTGCAGCCATGACTTCAGTTGGCTCCTTGGCTGCTCCTAGTAGCCGTGTGATTGATAGGAAATTCgacaacttgtcatctcgtgctTCCATTTCTCCATTCTCATTCTCTAGGAGGCACAATGTAGTTCTAAGGAGGACACGATCTCCTAGGATCTGTGCCATGGCCAAGGAGTTGCATTTCAACAAGGACGGTTCAGCCATTAAGAAACTACAA ACTGGTGTCAACAAGCTTGCCGACCTTGTTGGGGTTACACTTGGTCCAAAGGGTAGGAATGTCGTTCTAGAGAGCAAGTATGGCTCCCCCAAAATTGTTAATGATGGTGTGACTGTCGCAAAAGAG GTTGAGTTGGAGGACCCTGTTGAGAACATTGGAGCTAAGCTAGTGAGACAGGCGGCAGCCAAGACTAATGACCTAGCTGGTGACGGGACAACAACATCTGTTGTTCTTGCACAAGGTCTTATTGCTGAAGGTGTCAAG GTGGTTGCAGCTGGGGCTAACCCTGTTTTAATCACACGTGGCATTGAGAAGACCACCAAAGCTCTGGTACACGAGCTTAAGTCAATGTCCAAAGAG GTTGAAGACAGTGAGCTGGCAGATGTGGCAGCAGTTAGTGCAGGAAACAACTATGAAGTAGGAAACATGATTGCTGAAGCTTTGAGCAAGGTGGGTAGGAAGGGTGTGGTGACCCTTGAAGAGGGAAAAAGTGCTGAGAACAGCCTCTATGTTGTAGAAGGAATGCAATTCGATCGTGGTTATATCTCACCTTATTTCGTCACTGATAGTGAGAAAATGGCCGTTGAATATGAGAACTGCAAG TTGCTTCTtgttgataaaaaaataacaaatgcaAGGGACCTCATTAACATTTTGGAGGAAGCTATAAGAGGAGGATACCCAGTTATAATCATTGCAGAAGACATTGAACAAGAAGCTCTTGCAACTCTTGTTGTAAACAAGCTTAGGGGAGCTCTAAAGATTGCTGCCCTTAAAGCTCCCGGGTTCGGTGAGCGCAAGAGCCAGTACCTTGACGATATTGCTATTCTGACTGGAG GAACCGTCATCAGAGAGGAGGTAGGGCTCACATTAGACAATGTTGGAAAGGAGGTCCTTGGCCATGCTTCAAAAGTGGTGCTTACAAAGGATACCTCCACGATTGTTGGTGATGGAAGTACCCAGGAAGCAGTTAACAAGCGAGTTGCCCAAATTAAGAACCTTATTGAG GCGGCAGAGCAGGActatgaaagagaaaaacttaatGAAAGGATTGCAAAACTATCTGGTGGTGTTGCTGTAATTCAG GTTGGAGCACAAACTGAGACAGAgctgaaagaaaagaaactgagAGTCGAAGATGCTCTGAATGCAACAAAG GCAGCTGTTGAGGAAGGTATTGTTGTTGGAGGTGGATGCACCCTTCTGAGGTTGGCATCAAAGGTTGATGCAATCAAGGATACTCTTGATAATGATGAAGAGAAG GTTGGAGCAGATATAGTTAAAAGAGCTCTTAGTTACCCCCTGAAGTTAATTGCCAAGAATGCTGGTGTAAATGGAAGTGTTGTCAGTGAGAAG GTGCTTTCCAGTGACAATCCTAAGTATGGATACAATGCTGCTACTGGAAACTATGAAGATTTAATGGCTGTTGGAATTATTGATCCAACCAAG GTGGTGAGATGTTGCCTAGAACACGCATCATCTGTTGCAAAAACTTTCTTAATGTCAGACTGTGTAGTTGTTGAGATTAAAGAGCCAGAAGCAGCAGTGCCTGCTGGTAACCCcatggacaattcag GCTATGGGTACTAG
- the LOC18772471 gene encoding pumilio homolog 12 produces MEEGRTELEFDEFEKLLGEIPNATSVNPHSEESGIKSVSLNGSLSPICVNSYKRPLSDKLHTNGRRNEGKNSVKKIQKSPVARGQPEVANLPDDRSLTSAFAGLSFDGGVTVEAGSHEETCKSMQNFSFSLNGQIPNSLKTHISDSDAPVMVVPSFQAPNNTPCGFYEFDVTNIGQESSNMSKFNSEELKKPQVVYSQPMETLSSAVPLAHAVQGFQFLSNVPGPGLQFPLTSDPQQFFLDAQSRIPYLRSQQLNQNQVSWRNMEEEQYYRMQQRYVYMQQLHDQRLEAQHLVQGSGNIASRLTCPNPRHPHFEVPISHRLEQSNQERVRNNYVIPRGPHQSNPALSYTDLNGIQVFDKVGKQSFPEKILTRSHGMNTLKAVKFGAVGADESLAHVSHNGKVLSNGHFRHTFSTQNTGCFQLDSLSTWGMFPSLMHLKNTDMKALPQKYTDMKALPQKYNSMDEITGRIYLMAKDQHGCRFLQRKFSEGAQKDVENIFFEIIDHIVELMTDPFGNYLIQKLLEVCGEVQKMQILHSITKKPGELVRISCDMHGTRAVQKVIETLKTLEQFSMVVSSLKPGIVTLIKNTNGNHVAQRCLQYLTPEYREFLFEAATTNCVELATDRHGCCVLQKCLSHSDAEQRNRLICEITSNALILSQDPFGNYVVQFVFELQLPWATVDILDQLEGNYGDLSVQKYSSNVVEKSLKYAGEERRVRIVQELIENPRLDQIMQDPYGNYVIQAALSQSKGTFHSKLMDAIKPHVPVLRTSPYGKKILSSNILKK; encoded by the exons ATGGAAGAAGGAAGAACTGAACTAGAGTTTGATGAATTTGAGAAGCTTCTTGGTGAGATACCAAATGCTACTTCTGTGAACCCACATTCTGAGGAATCTGGAATTAAAAGTGTGTCTCTGAATGGAAGCTTGTCTCCCATCTGTGTGAACTCCTACAAACGGCCTTTAAGTGACAAACTCCATACCAACGGCAGGCGGAATGAGGGAAAGAACTCAGTgaagaaaattcagaaatcACCAGTGGCAAGGGGTCAACCAGAGGTGGCAAATCTGCCTGATGACCGATCCTTAACATCTGCATTTGCAGGACTGAGCTTTGATGGTGGGGTGACTGTGGAAGCTGGAAGTCACGAGGAAACTTGTAAATCCATGCAGAACTTCTCCTTTTCATTGAATGGCCAAATCCCAAACAGCTTAAAGACACATATTTCCGATTCAGATGCTCCAGTCATGGTCGTTCCCTCTTTCCAAGCACCAAATAACACACCTTGTGGCTTTTATGAGTTTGATGTGACAAACATAGGCCAAGAAAgttcaaatatgtcaaaattCAATTCTGAAGAGCTTAAGAAACCTCAGGTTGTCTATTCACAGCCTATGGAAACTTTATCTTCTGCTGTTCCTCTAGCTCACGCAGTGCAAGGTTTTCAGTTCCTCTCTAATGTGCCTGGCCCTGGTCTGCAGTTTCCTCTAACATCTGATCCGCAGCAATTCTTTCTGGATGCACAATCTCGTATTCCTTACCTACGTTCACAACAGTTGAACCAGAATCAAGTTAGTTGGAGGAATATGGAAGAGGAACAATATTATAGGATGCAGCAAAGATATGTGTACATGCAGCAGCTTCATGATCAGCGGTTGGAAGCTCAGCATCTGGTTCAAGGAAGTGGGAATATTGCAAGCAGGCTAACATGTCCAAACCCCAGGCATCCCCATTTTGAGGTGCCAATCTCCCATCGGCTCGAACAATCTAATCAAGAACGAGTTAGGAACAATTATGTGATTCCCAGGGGTCCACACCAATCAAATCCTGCCCTTTCTTACACAGATTTGAATGGGATTCAAGTTTTTGACAAGGTGGGGAAACAGAGTTTTCCTGAGAAGATTCTAACAAGATCACATGGAATGAACACACTTAAGGCTGTGAAGTTTGGTGCTGTTGGAGCAGATGAATCACTTGCTCATGTTAGTCACAATGGCAAAGTTCTCTCAAATGGTCATTTCCGGCATACCTTCTCTACTCAAAACACTGGATGTTTTCAGTTGGATAGTTTGAGCACATGGGGTATGTTCCCTAGTTTGATGCACCTTAAGAATACAGATATGAAGGCACTGCCTCAGAAATATACCGACATGAAGGCATTGCCTCAGAAATATAACTCCATGGATGAAATTACTGGTAGAATTTATCTCATGGCTAAGGACCAGCATGGTTGTCGCTTcttacaaagaaaattttctgAAGGCGCCCAAAAGGATGTTgagaatattttctttgaaataaTAGATCACATTGTTGAGCTCATGACAGATCCTTTTGGGAATTACCTCATCCAGAAGCTGCTTGAAGTGTGTGGCGAGGTTCAGAAAATGCAAATTCTTCATTCAATCACTAAAAAGCCGGGGGAACTCGTTAGGATTTCGTGTGATATGCATGG GACTCGGGCTGTTCAAAAGGTTATTGAAACCCTCAAAACTCTGGAGCAGTTTTCCATGGTCGTTTCCTCCCTAAAGCCAGGGATAGTGACTTTgataaaaaacacaaatggCAACCATGTTGCACAACGCTGCTTGCAGTATTTAACGCCTGAATATCGTGAG TTTCTTTTTGAAGCTGCAACTACTAATTGTGTAGAGCTTGCAACGGATCGCCATGGCTGTTGCGTGCTACAAAAATGCCTTAGCCATTCTGATGCTGAACAAAGAAACCGATTAATCTGCGAGATCACTTCGAATGCTCTAATCCTTTCCCAAGATCCATTTGG GAACTATGTTGTGCAATTTGTCTTTGAACTTCAGCTTCCATGGGCAACTGTAGATATTCTTGACCAGTTGGAGGGTAATTATGGGGATTTGTCTGTGCAGAAGTATAGCAGTAATGTGGTTGAAAAAAGCCTGAAATATGCAGGTGAAGAGCGGCGCGTACGCATTGTTCAGGAGCTTATAGAAAATCCGCGCTTGGATCAAATCATGCAAGACCCTTATGGCAATTATGTTATCCAAGCAGCACTCAGTCAATCAAAG GGAACTTTTCATTCTAAACTGATGGATGCAATAAAACCTCATGTGCCTGTGCTTCGGACCAGTCCTTACGGGAAGAAAATCCTCTCTAGCAATATTTTGAAGAAATAA
- the LOC18773295 gene encoding uncharacterized protein LOC18773295, producing MSLASTSHLSLCSSPPLPRTALTKQTPLLFSQTKLLSSKNWSSLSTSTCFLNTQLVKLSIFVVKASETESQTSKPAAESGNEEGGEEAFEEYEVEVVQPYGLKFAKGRDGGTYIDAIAAGGSADKTGKFSVGDKVLATSAVFGDEIWAAAEYGRTMYTIRQRVGPLLMRMQKRNGKIDNSGELTEKEIIRAERNSGVVSNKVREIQMQNYLKKKEQKARRESELREGLQLYKKAKYEEALEKFESVLGLKPELDEASVASYNVACCYSKLNQIQAGLSALEDALKAGFEDFKRIRTDPDLANVRASEEFDPLLKRFDESFINENAINAIKSLFGIFNKK from the exons ATGTCTTTAGCTTCAACTAgtcacctctctctctgttcttCACCACCCTTGCCAAGAACGGCTTTAACCAAGCAGACCCCACTTCTGTTTTCTCAAACCAAGCTTCTTTCATCCAAGAATTGGTCATCCCTGAGCACTTCAACCTGTTTTCTAAATACCCAATTGGTAAAGCTGTCAATTTTTGTCGTAAAAGCATCGGAAACTGAGTCTCAAACATCGAAACCAGCAGCAGAAAGTGGAAATGAAGAAGGAGGAGAGGAAGCATTTGAAGAATATGAGGTAGAAGTGGTGCAGCCTTATGGGCTGAAATTTGCCAAGGGTAGAGATGGTGGAACTTACATTGATGCGATTGCAGCTGGTGGATCTGCTGATAAAACTGGCAAGTTCAGTGTTGGGGATAAAGTACTTGCCACCAG TGCAGTTTTCGGGGATGAAATATGGGCTGCTGCTGAATATGGGAGGACAATGTACACCATTCGCCAGAGGGTCGGTCCACTTCTAATGAGAATGCAGAAGAGAAACG GCAAGATAGATAATTCAGGTGAATTAACAGAAAAGGAGATTATCAGAGCTGAAAGGAATTCTGGTGTAGTTAGCAACAAAGTGAGGGAAATCCAA ATGCAAAACTacttgaagaaaaaggaacaaaaagcAAGGAGAGAAAGTGAACTTCGAGAAGGGCTGCAGCTTTACAA GAAAGCCAAATATGAGGAAGCATTGGAGAAATTTGAGTCTGTACTAGGATTAAAACCAGAGTTAGATGAAGCTTCGGTGGCAAGTTACAATGTTGCTTGTTGTTATTCTAAGCTTAATCAG ATACAAGCTGGGCTCTCTGCACTTGAGGATGCCCTGAAAGCTGGCTTTGAAGACTTCAAG AGAATCCGGACTGATCCTGACCTAGCCAATGTAAGAGCATCTGAGGAATTTGATCCTCTATTGAAAAGATTTGACGAATCATTCATCAATGAGAATGCCATCAATGCCATAAAATCTCTATTTGGAATTTTCAACAAGAAATAG
- the LOC18774911 gene encoding uncharacterized protein LOC18774911 — MRLLFCKIHCPPFICFCKPSPHIYTPGPLKLEDIPHPPLPSKLVSVPETSDQLSDDTNEIKEENLDGIPKPAEPCLKSSLRKRISDSSAPKQELKKRVQWMDFFGKELIEIREFECREIELHQITAPQQDLKREKETFMN, encoded by the exons ATGAGGCTTTTGTTTTGCAAGATTCATTGTCCTCCCTTCATTTGCTTTTGTAAACCTTCCCCTCATATATACACTCCTGGACCACTGAAATTAGAGGATATCCCACATCCACCCTTGCCTTCAAAACTTGTGTCAGTTCCTGAAACATCTGATCAGTTATCTGATGACACCAATGAGATCAAGGAGGAGAACTTAGATGGGATTCCAAAACCAGCTGAGCCTTGTCTCAAAAGTAGTCTCAGAAAGCGCATTTCGGACTCCAGTGCTCCAAAACAGGAGCTCAAGAAGAGAGTACAATGGATGGACTTTTTCGGGAAAGAACTTATTGAGATCAGGGAATTTGAATGCAG AGAGATTGAATTACATCAGATAACAGCCCCGCAGCAGGatctgaaaagagaaaaggaaactTTTA TGAACTAG
- the LOC18772965 gene encoding lysine--tRNA ligase, chloroplastic/mitochondrial: protein MDALKLWSLSSQPLKHLVRCASSTTTTTTTLRRPYSYSYSFSSYSRVVLRCCSSTTTTTTTTNAGVRNRRVSTSSSTSDRDAVRAIRLKKVEELRSKGLEPYAYGWERTHTANQLQDIYKHLADGEESKSEKDAVSVAGRIVARRAFGKLAFLTLRDDSGTIQLYCEKERLANDQFDQLKALVDIGDIVGVSGSIKRTEKGELSVYVDSFAILTKSLLPLPDKYHGLTDVDKRYRQRYVDMIANPEVADVFRKRAKIVSEIRRAVESFGFIEVETPVLQGAAGGAEARPFVTYHNSLGRDLYLRIATELHLKRMLVGGFEKVYEIGRIFRNEGISTRHNPEFTTIEMYEAYSDYESMIYMAEEIVTRCALAVLGNLTIDYQGVEIHLERPWRRETMHNLVKESTGIDFDELGNDLKVAKEVTLENLGGDLDYKDKSSLEACTSIGHLLNEVFEIVVEPKLLQPTFVLDYPIEISPLAKPHRRIAGLTERFELFICGRELANAFSELTDPTDQRGRLEEQVRQHNEKRAAAISKTESAEDKGKENDESYEVTLDDDFLTALEYGMPPASGMGLGIDRLVMLLTNSASIRDVIAFPVLKVQQ, encoded by the exons ATGGATGCCTTGAAGCTATGGAGCCTATCTTCGCAACCACTCAAGCACCTCGTCCGCTGTGCCtcttccaccaccaccaccaccaccactcttaGACGACCctattcttattcttattctttttcttcatattctaGAGTGGTCCTCCGATGTTGCTCttccaccaccactaccaccaccactaccaacGCCGGCGTCAGAAACCGGCGGGTATCGACATCATCCTCCACATCCGATAGAGATGCTGTTCGAGCCATTCGCTTAAAGAAG GTAGAAGAACTGAGGAGCAAAGGATTGGAGCCATATGCTTATGGGTGGGAAAGGACTCACACTGCTAATCAGCTGCAAGATATATACAAGCATTTAGCGGATGGTGAAGAGTCAAAGAGTGAAAAGGATGCTGTATCCGTGGCAGGAAGAATTGTGGCTCGCAGAGCGTTTGGAAAGCTTGCATTTTTGACATTAAGGGACGACTCaggaacaattcag CTTTACTGTGAAAAGGAACGGCTTGCAAATGATCAATTTGACCAGTTAAAGGCACTTGTTGATATTGGTGATATAGTTGGTGTTAGTGGATCCATCAAGCGGACAGAGAAAG GGGAGCTTTCTGTTTATGTGGATTCTTTTGCAATTCTTACAAAATCTCTACTCCCGCTGCCAGACAAATATCATGGCCTAACAGATGTGGACAAAAGATACCGTCAACG GTATGTAGATATGATTGCAAATCCTGAGGTAGCTGATGTATTCCGCAAAAGAGCAAAG ATTGTATCAGAGATACGAAGGGCAGTGGAATCTTTTGGTTTCATTGAAGTTGAAACTCCAGTTCTACAG GGAGCAGCTGGTGGAGCGGAAGCTAGGCCATTTGTTACGTACCATAATTCACTTGGAAGGGACCTGTATTTGAGAATAGCGACTGAGCTCCACCTAAAGAGAATGCTG GTTGGGGGGTTTGAAAAAGTGTATGAGATTGGTCGAATATTCAGGAATGAAGGCATTTCAACTCGTCATAATCCTGAATTTACCACTATAGAG ATGTACGAAGCATATTCAGACTATGAAAGCATGATTTACATGGCAGAGGAAATTGTTACACGATGTGCGCTTGCAGTTCTTGGGAATCTTACCATTGATTACCAG GGGGTGGAGATACATCTTGAGCGGCCTTGGAGGAGGGAAACCATGCACAATCTTGTAAAAGAATCCACTGGGATTGATTTTGATGAGTTGGGCAATGATCTTAAAGTTGCTAAAGAAGTTACTCTGGAAAATCTTGGAGGTGATCTTGATTACAAAGACAAATCTTCCCTTGAAGCATGCACATCTATTGGCCACCTTCTTAATGAG GTTTTTGAAATTGTTGTAGAACCAAAGCTTCTGCAACCCACATTTGTTTTGGACTATCCTATTGAGATATCCCCTCTGGCCAAGCCACACCGAAG AATTGCAGGGTTGACTGAGAGATTTGAGCTTTTTATCTGTGGTCGTGAGCTGGCCAATGCTTTCTCTGAATTGACCGATCCTACGGATCAG CGAGGACGCTTGGAAGAGCAAGTGAGGCAGCACAATGAGAAGAGAGCAGCAGCTATCTCAAAAACAGAGAGTGCAGAAgataaaggaaaggaaaatgatGAGTCTTATGAAGTGACTCTTGATGATGATTTCCTTACTGCTTTGGAATATGGGATGCCTCCAGCTTCTGGAATG GGACTTGGAATTGACAGGCTAGTCATGCTTTTAACAAACTCGGCCAGTATCAGAGATGTAATTGCTTTCCCGGTGCTTAAAGTTCAGCAATAA
- the LOC18772250 gene encoding uncharacterized protein LOC18772250, producing MVFNSLMVVSVAHTSTEMWQYLACLPERLSSHQLLDLVFCFPLQQLGRLALCLWTFLCVPPPDSYYSYSYSDSDASSSTVVYNDYYYDSHSD from the coding sequence ATGGTGTTCAACAGCCTGATGGTGGTGTCAGTGGCGCACACGTCAACGGAGATGTGGCAATATTTGGCATGTTTACCTGAGCGTCTGAGCAGCCATCAGCTGTTAGATCTTGTCTTCTGCTTCCCTCTGCAGCAGTTGGGTCGTCTCGCTCTCTGCCTCTGGACCTTCCTCTGCGTCCCTCCTCCGGACTCTTACTACTCCTACTCCTACTCTGACTCTGATGCCTCCTCCTCCACCGTTGTTTACAATGATTATTACTACGACTCCCATTCTGATTGA